CCGGCGCGCTTGGCGACGCCGATCAGGGTGCCGGAGTTATCGAACAGATCGACAAACAGGAACGCGAAAATCACGCTCACCAGGCCGATGTCCAGGGCGCCCTTGATATCCAGTTGCAGGAAGGTCGGGGCCAAGGACGGCGGCGCGGAAATGATGCCGCCGAACGGCGTGAAGCCCATCAGGATCGAGACGACGGTGACCGCCAGGATGCCAATCAACACCGCGCCGCGCACTTTGAGTGCTTCCAGGGCGACGATCAGGACAAAACCCAGGGTCGCGAGGATCGGCGCCGGTTGCTTCAGGTCGCCAAGGCCGACCATGGTCGCCGGGTTCTTAACCACGATGCCGGCGTTGTTCAGGGCGATCAGCGCCAGGAACAGGCCGATACCGGCGGCGATGGCCGAGCGCAGCGGCAGCGGGATGCTGTTGATGATCCACTCGCGGATGCGAAAGATCGACAGCAGGAAGAACAGCACGGCGGAGATGAATACCGCACCCAGCGCCACTTGCCAGGTATGGCCCATGTGCAGGACCACGGTGTAGGTGAAGAAGGCGTTCAGGCCCATGCCCGGCGCAAGGGCGATCGGGTAGTTGGCGATCAGGCCCATGACCGCCGAGCCAATGGCTGCCGCCAGGCAGGTGGCGACGAACACTGCACCCTTGTCCATGCCGGTTTCGCCGAGGATGCTCGGGTTGACGAACAGGATGTAGGCCATGGCCAGGAAGGTCGTGACGCCCGCCAGGATCTCGGTCCGCACGTTGGTGTTGTGTGCCTTGAGTTGAAACAGCCTTTCCAGCATGTCTGCTCCCCGTGGCGCGCGCGGCGCCGTGAATGTATCGACCTCAACAGCAAAGCACAGGCCGCCAATGGCGCCCGGGATTTTCTGCGGGTCGGAAAAAGCCGCGCATCATAGCAGCGCGGCGATGTGGCTGCGATCCTCGATGTACCGAGATGTACCGAGATGTGCCGAGGCAATTATTGGGCCATACTGCGCGCGATTCCGGGAGGTCGGTATGTATCGCATGAAGAAAATCGCATGGGTATGGACATGGGGCTGGGCCTTGGGCCTGGGGCTGTCCGTGGCGGCCGCACACGCCGCGTCGGCGCCGCCGCTGAGCGAGGTCAAGGTGCTCAAGGTCGAATCGCCGGCCTGCGGCTTCGAGGACATCGTCGCGCAGCAGGAACGGACCCGCTGCGATCACGGTGGCCCGAATATCAAGGTCTACGTGTTGGAAGTCGGCTACGGCCATCAGCCTCACGTCACGCTGGATGGCTTCGAGGTCGACGGCACCCGCTCGCCGGTGTGTGCATTCAGCAATGGCAACCTGAACGATTGTTCGGCCAGGACCAAGGTGGTCGGCTACCTCTATGTCTTCGACCTGAAGGGCAAGCAGGAAGGCACTTTCAGCTTCAGCAATGTGTCGATCAACGCACCGGGCAACCGGATGTCGACCCAGCTGTACATCAAATGACGACGTTCTGGACGCGCTTCGCCTGACACGGTCCGGCAAAGCTGGCTAGTCTTCAGGAATCACCCTGCGGAGAGTGCCCATGATTCCTGGAACCAAGATCCCCCGAGCCCTGATTGCCGTGGCCGAAGGCGTCGACGACTTGCAGACGGTGACGCTGATCGACGTGTTGCGTCGGGCGCAGCTCGAAGTGGTGGTGGCAAGTATCGAGGGCCGCCGCATGTTCACCTGCGCACGGGGCACGCGTTTGACCGCCGATGGCATGTTGGTAGACCTGCTGGTCCAGGACTTCGACTTGATTGTGCTGCCGGGCGGCATCATCGGCGCGCAACATCTGGCGGCCCATCAGCCGTTGCAGCAGTTGATCAAGGACCAGGCCGCCGCCGGGCGATTCTTTGCCGCCATCGCCGAAGCGCCGGCACTGGTGCTTCAGGCTTTCGGTGTCCTGCGCCAGCGCCGCATGACCTGCCTGCCCACTGTGAGCCAGCAACTGTCGGGGTGCAGTTTCGTCGATCAGCCGGTGGTCGTGGATGGCAACTGCATCACCGCCCAAGGCTCGGCAGCCGCCGTGGCGTTTGCCTTGACGCTCGTGGAGCAACTCAGCGGCAAGGGTGTAAGGAGCGTGGTGGCCGCTGAGTTGCTGGCCTGAGAGGCGTTTCGTCATTCAATTGCCTTGAACGCTCACCCCACCCTGAAGTCGTACCCCTTATGACGGCGGTTTCCCAAAACGCCGCGTGTACGACCAACCGTGAGGTGTTCCATGAGCGCGACCCTGTCCGAAGCGACGCAGGCGTCCTACGCCAGTCATCCAATCCGTCTGACACTCAATGGCCAGGTGCGCGAGCTGCAGGTGTTGCCCTGGACCACGTTGCTGGACCTTTTGCGCGAGCAGCTTGATCTGGTGGGCAGCAAGAAAGGTTGCGACCACGGCCAATGCGGCGCCTGCACGGTGTTGCGTGATGGCAAGCGGATCAACGCCTGCCTGACCCTGGCGGTGATGTGTGACGGTGCCGAGTTGACCACGGTCGAGGGCTTGGCCAATGGCGATGAGTTGCATCCGATGCAGCGCGCGTTCATCAAGCATGACGCGTTCCAGTGCGGCTACTGTACGCCCGGGCAGATCTGTTCGGCAGTGGGCCTGGCCAACGAAGGGCGGGCACAGACCGGTGGTGAGATCAGCGAGCTGATGAGCGGCAATCTCTGCCGATGCGGTGCGTACAACAACATTCGCGACGCCATTGAAGAAGCACTGCCGCTCTGCCAGCAACCGGGAGATGCGCAATGAATCCCTTCCGCTACAGTAAACCCGACACCTTGCAGGCTGCCGTCGATCTGTCGAGCGCGACCTCACGTTTCATCGCTGGCGGCACTAATTTGCTGGACTTGATGAAGGAAAACCTCACCCGTCCCCAACACCTGATCGATATCACCGGACTGCCGTTGGCGGACCTCAGCGAAACCCCCTCCGGCGGGGTCATGATCGGCGCGCTGGTGAGCAATGCCGACCTGGCCTGGCATCCTTGGATCGAACGGCGTTACCCGTTGCTTTCCCAAGCCATCCTGGCAGGCGCCTCGCCACAATTGCGCAACATGGCCAGCACCGGCGGCAACCTGTTGCAACGCACCCGTTGCTATTACTTCTACGACGCCAACGTGCCCTGCAACAAGCGGCGGCCCGGCAGCGGCTGCCCGGCCAGGAATGGCCTGAACCGGATCCACGCGATCCTCGGGGCGAGTGACCAATGTGTCGCGACCCATCCCTCAGACATGTGCGTGGCCCTGGCGGCGCTGGACGCGGTGGTCCATGTATTGGGCCGGGGTGGGGCGCGGACCATCGAGTTCGCCGACTTTCATCGTCTGCCGGGCGACGCCCCTGAGCGGGACAATCAACTGGCCGATGACGAGCTGATCACCTACATCGAGTTGCCTGCAGCAGGTTTCGTCGAACACAGCCACTACTTGAAGATCCGTGACCGGGCCTCCTATGCCTTTGCGCTGGTGTCAGTGGCGGCGGCGCTGGAACTGGACGGGCCGGTGATTCGCCAGGCTCGCCTTGCCCTCGGCGGGGTGGCTCACAAACCTTGGCGAGACCGGGCGGTGGAGAATTGGCTGACGGGCCAGACCGTCAGCCGCGAAACATTCACGGCCGCCGCCGATGCACTGCTGCAAAACGCCGAGCCGCTGGAACACAACGGCTTCAAGGTCAAGTTGGCGCGCCGGGCTATTGTTCGCGCCTTGAGCGATGCCGCACTGATGGGAGGCACCGCCCGATGAATACGTTGAGCAAATCCATAGGCCAACCCTTGGACCGAGTCGACGGCCTGCTCAAAGTCACGGGCCAGGCCCGTTATGCCGGTGAGTACCGCGAAGACGGCTTGCTGCACGGCAGCGTGGTGTCCGGCAGCATCGCCCGCGGCCGCGTGTTGCGGATCGATGCCAGCAAAGCGTTGGCCTTGCCCGGTGTGGTCGCGGTGATCGATCACACCAATCGCCCCCGGATTGCCAGCTACGACGAGCCCTACCAGGATGCCGACGCGGCCGAAGGGTCGCCGTTCCGGCCGTTGTACAACGAGCAGATTCTCTACAGCGGCCAGCCGCTGGCGTTGGTGGTCGCGCAAAACCTGGAGCTGGCTCGCTACGCCGGTTCACTGGTTGAAATCGAATATGAAGTTGCCGATCACCAGACCGATCTGACGATCGTGCAAAACGAAGCCCATCCGGCACCGGCCGAGCTGCCCAAGCCTCGTGGGAATTTTCAGGGCGAATACGCCAGCGCGGCCCTCAGCGTGGATGTGTCCTACAGCACGCCGATCGAGCATCACAACCCGATGGAGCCTCATGCTTGCACCGTGCTGTACCAACCCAACGGCTGCCTGCATATCCACGATAAAACCCAAGGCACGCAGAACTGTCAGGCGTATGTGCAGAAGGTGTTCGGACTGGAGCAGGACCAGATACGTGTATTTGCCGCGTTTGTCGGCGGTGCGTTCGGCTCCGGATTGCGCCCGCAGTATCAGTTGCCGCTTGCGGTAATGGCGGCGCTGTCGCTGAAACGCTCGGTGCGCATCAGCCTGACGCGCCAACAGATGTTTACCTTCGGTTACCGGCCGCGGACGTTCCAGCGCGTGCAACTGGGCGCGGCCGCCAACGGACGGTTGCTCGCCGTGGCACACAGCGCCGTTGGCCAGACCTCGCGCTTCGAGGACTTCACCGAACACGTGGTGGAGTGGAGCGGCATGCTCTATCACTGCGATAACGTGACGCTGACTTACAAACTGGCGCCATTGGATGTTTATACGCCGTTGGACATGCGTGCTCCGGGCGCCGCCCTTGGTTTGATCGGCCTCGAATGCGCCATGGATGAGTTGGCCTATGCCCTGGCGATGGATCCGGTTCAATTGCGCTTGATCAACTATGCCGAGCGCAACGAGAACGAGGGCAAGCCCTATTCCAGCAAGGCGTTGCGCGAATGCTACGCCGAGGGCGCCGCTCGTTTTGGCTGGGACAAGCGCAACCCGGAACCGCGCAGCATGCGCGAAGGCCGGCAATTGGTGGGCTGGGGCATGGCCGGGGGTGTGTGGGAAGCCATGCAACAGAAGGCCAGCGCCCGAGCGTCGCTGGACGCCAACGGCAAGTTGACGGTCAGCAGCGCCACCACTGACATCGGCACGGGCACCTACACCGTCATGACCCAGATTGCCGCCGAGGCGTCAGGGGTTTCCTTCGATGACGTCACCTTCGTCCTCGGCGACTCGTCGCTGCCGACCGCGCCGTTGCAGGGCGGCTCGTTCACTGTTTCGTCGGTGGGCACGGCGGTCAAGCAGGCCTGTGAGGCGCTGCGAGAAAAGCTCCTGGCCGTAGCGCGACAGAGCTGTCCAGCTTTCAGCGGCGCAACCCTCGAGCAAGTGACATTCGTTGACGGTGAACTGCGCATGGGGGAGGCCCGCGTCGCTTTGGCGGAACTGGCGCAAAAAAGCGGCGAGACACCGTTGCAAGTGCAAGTCACCGCCGAGCCTGATGAAAAACGCCAGGCCTACGCCACCGCCACGCATTCGGCGGTGTTTGTTGAGGTGCTGGTGGATGAAGACTTGGGCACGGTCAAAATCAACCGTGTGGTCAGCGCCATTGCGGCTGGCCGGGTGATCAATCCGAAGACCGCTCGGAGCCAGATCCTCGGCGGCGTGGTCTGGGGCGTCGGCATGGCGTTGCATGAAGAAACCCTGACCGATCACGCCTTGGGCCGGCACATGAACCACAACCTGTCCGAATACCATGTGCCGGTCAACGCCGACATCGGCGATATCGAGGTGATTTTCGTCGAGGAACAGGATGACATCGTCAACGCCCTCGGCTCCAAAGGCGTCGGAGAGATCGGCATCGTCGGCGTACCGGCGGCGGTGGCGAATGCGATTTATCACGCCACCGGAAAACGGGTCAGGGACTTCCCGATCACCCTCGACAAGCTGCTCTAGGCTTTCGCTTCCTCAACCGGTTCGTGCATGCGGTCACGGTTGGCCAGGGTCGGGAACAGTTTGATCCAGGTCCCGGTCACCAGCAGCGTGCCGATACCGCCCATGACCACCGCCGGCACCGTGCCGAACCAGTGGGCGGTCAGGCCGGACTCGAATTCGCCCAACTGGTTCGAGGCGCCGATGAACAGCCCGTTCACCGCGCTCACGCGACCGCGCATTTCGTCCGGGGTTTCCAGTTGCACGAAGGAGGCGCGGATCACCATGCTGATCATGTCCGCCGCGCCCAGCACCACCAGCACCGCCAAGGAAAACCAGAATGAGGTGGAGAGGCCGAAGGCAATCGTGGCGACGCCGAATATTCCCACTGCGGTGAACATCACCCGGCCGACCTTGCGTTCCACGGCAAACCGCGCCAGCCACAGCGACATCAGCAAGGCGCCCACCGCCGGTGCCGAGCGCAACAGGCCCAGGCCCCAGGGACCGGTGAGCAGGATGTCCTTGGCGAACACCGGCAGCAACGCCGTGGCGCCGCCCAGTAGCACGGCGAACAAGTCCAGGGAAATCGCCCCGAGGATGTCCTGGCGGCTGCGGATGAAACGAATACCGGCCAGCAACGAATCCAAGGTTGCCTTGCCTTTGTTCAGCGGCGTTTGCCGGGCCGGCAGGTTGAGCATCAGGCAGCAGGCGATGATGTAGAGCAGCACGGTCGGCCCATAGACCCAGACGCTGCCGAAGGCGTAGAGCAAGCCGCCAAGGGCTGGGGCGACGATGGTCGCGGACTGCTGGGCCGATTGCGCGGCGGCGACGGCGCGGGGAAACAGCGCGGCCGGCACGATACTCGGCAGCAGCGCCTGGGTGGTCGGCATCTCGAAGGAGCGGGCGGCGCCCAGCAGGAAGGCGAGGATGAAGATCATCTCCCGCGTGACGTTGTCAGTGGCGCTACCGACCACCAGGGCCAGGGCGATCATCGCCTGCAACGACTGGCAGATCGCAGCGACCTTGCGCCTGTCGTATCGATCCGCCACATGCCCAGTGTGCAGCATGAACAATACCCGTGGCGCGAACTCCACCAGCCCGACCAGGCCCAGGTCCAAAACGTTGCCGGTCAGTTGGTAGAGGTTCCAACCGATGGCCACGGTGAGCATCTGGAAGCCGCTGGCGGTGAATATCCGGGCCAGCCAGAAGGCGATGAAGGGACGATGGTGACGGAGCAGCAGCGGCGCTTGGCTGGGCATCTAAGACAGGTCCGGTGATGAAGGCTTGGAGATTATCACCGAGCTGTAACTGGAAGTTGCGATGGCTGGGAAAATAGTTAGCCAAACATCGATCTTACCCATGGTGCCGATTTTTTTGTGGCGAGGGGATTTATCCCCGCTCGAGTGCGCAGCGCTCGCAAAAGCTAGGGGCCGCTTCGCGCCCCAGCGGGGCGGTGCGACGTTTCGCTAAATCCCCTCGCCACAACACTGCACGCCTCAAAACTCAAGAGTCTGGGTAGGGTTTCGGCACTGAGACAACCTGTCACGCGACAAAAGACCACGCCGTCCATCGGCAAATATGCGACTACTCTTTGAACATTGCTTGATCCAGATCAATGCCTGCCCAGGCGTTGCGCTGGGGGCCACCTGGCCAGAATCCTGCGTCGTGACGGTTCTAAAAAAAGAACGATTTGAAAAGCATCGCACTCCATATCCCTGGGGGCTGTGATGCAAGCCCCGCCCGCAGCCGGTTTTACCTGACAGAGGAAGACTTATGTTCGGTTTGGAGGCGCTCGATCTCGCCCGAATCCAGTTCGCGTTCACCATTTCGTTCCACATCCTGTTCCCGGCCATCACCATCGGCCTGGCGAGCTACCTGGCGGTACTCGAAGGCTTGTGGCTCAAGACGCGCGACGATACGTACCGCGACCTGTACCACTTCTGGTCGAAGATCTTCGCCGTCAACTTCGGCATGGGCGTGGTGTCCGGGCTGGTCATGGCCTATCAGTTCGGCACCAACTGGAGCCGTTTTTCGGACTTTGCCGGTGCAGTCACCGGGCCGCTGCTCACCTATGAGGTGCTCACGGCGTTCTTCCTTGAAGCGGGTTTCCTCGGTGTCATGCTGTTCGGCTGGAACCGCGTGGGCCGTGGTCTGCACTTCTTCTCCACGGTCATGGTGGCGATCGGCACGCTGATCTCGACCTTCTGGATCCTGTCTTCCAACAGCTGGATGCAAACCCCGCAGGGCTACGAAATCATCGACGGCCGGGTGATTCCGGTGGACTGGCTGGCGGTGGTGTTCAATCCGTCGTTTCCTTATCGTCTGTTGCACATGTCCGTCGCGGCATTCGTCGCCACGGCGTTCTTCGTCGGTTCCTCGGCGGCCTGGCATCTGCTGCGCGGGCGCGACAATCCGGCCATTCGCCGCATGCTCTCGATGGCGATGTGGATGGCCTTGCTGGTGGCGCCGGTGCAGGCGGTCATCGGTGACTTCCATGGCCTCAACACGCTCAAGCATCAACCGGCGAAAATCGCCGCGATCGAAGGTCACTGGGAAAACGTTGGCGATGAGCCCACGCCGCTGATCCTGTTCGGCTGGCCGGACATGAAGGCGGAGGAAACCAAATACGCGGTGGAAATTCCCTACTTGGGCAGCCTGATCCTGACTCACTCGTTGACCGATCAAGTGCCGGCTCTCAAGGAGTTTCCGCCCGAGGACCGGCCAAATTCGACCATCGTGTTCTGGTCGTTCCGGGTCATGGTTGGCCTGGGGCTGCTGATGATTTTCACCGGCCTGTGCAGCCTCTGGCTGCGCCGCAAGGACCGGATCTACCAATCCCGGCCGTTCCTTCACCTGGTGCTGTGGATGGGGCCGTCAGGCCTGGTCGCGATCCTGGCCGGCTGGTTCACCACGGAGATCGGGCGACAGCCGTGGGTGGTCTACGGGCTGATGCGCACGGCCGATGCGTCGTCTGGCCACAGCTTTGCGCAGATGAGCTTCACCCTCGTCATGTTTGTGGTGGTGTATTTCGCGCTGTTCGGTGCGGGGCTGAGCTACATGTTGCGCCTGGTACGCAAGGGCCCGGTGGCCCACGAAGCCGAGCCGAGCGACGGTGGCCCGGGCCAGAAACGCACCCCGGCCCGTCCATTGTCGGCAGCCAACGAAGGCGACGACGAAGTGGACCACAACGACAGCTCGCACAAGGGGAATTGAGTCATGGGTATTGATCTTCCGCTGATCTGGGCCGTGGTCATCATCTTCGGCATCATGATGTACGTGATCATGGACGGCTTCGACCTGGGTATCGGCATCCTCTTTCCCTTCGTCAAGGGCGAGCGTGATCGCGATGTAATGATGAATACCGTCGCGCCGGTCTGGGACGGTAACGAAACCTGGCTGGTGCTCGGCGGTGCCGGGCTGTTCGGGGCGTTTCCGCTGGCTTATTCGGTGGTGCTTTCGGCGTTGTACCTGCCGTTGATCCTGATGCTCATCGGCCTGATTTTCCGCGGCGTGGCCTTCGAGTTCCGCTTCAAGGCCAAGGCCGAGAAGCGGCACCTGTGGGACAAGGCGTTCATCGGTGGTTCGCTGACGGCTACCTTCTTCCAGGGCGTCGCGCTGGGGGCCTTCATCGATGGTTTCGAGGTGGTCAATCGCCAATTTGCCGGCGGCTCGCTGGATTGGTTCACGCCGTTCACGATGTTCTGCGGTCTCGCGCTGATTGCCGCCTATGCCTTGCTCGGCTGCACCTGGCTGATCATGAAGACCGAAGGCAAGCTGCAAGAGCAGATGCACGACCTGGCGAGGCCACTGGCATTCGTGGTGCTGGCCGTGATTGGTGTCGTCAGCATCTGGACGCCGCTGGCCCACGCCGACATCGCGGCGCGCTGGTTCACCTTGCCGAACCTGTTCTGGTTCCTGCCGGTGCCGATCCTTGTGCTGGTCACGATGTACGGATTGTTCCGCGCCGTGGCCCGGAACGCCAACTACACGCCGTTCATCCTGACCCTGGTGCTGATCTTCCTCGGCTACAGCGGTTTGGGCATCAGCTTGTGGCCGAACATCGTGCCGCCGTCCATCTCGATCTGGGACGCCGCGTCACCGCCACAGAGCCAGGGTTTCATGCTGGTTGGCACGCTGTTCATCATTCCGTTGATCCTGGTGTACACCTTCTGGAGCTACTACGTGTTCCGGGGCAAGGTGACCCATGACGATGGCTACCATTGACCGACCTGCGAGGTGCCGAGGATGGCCAAGCCTGACTTGAAAGACATCGAGGCCGCCGAACGCAAGCCGTTATGGCAGCGGCTCGGTTGGCTGGTAATGATTTGGACCGGTAGCGTGCTGGCACTGTTTATCGTGGCCAGCTTGATGCGGATGTTCATGAACGCCGCGGGCCTGACCACCCACTGACTTCCCATCCCGTTGCCTTGCGGCACGGTTTACGCCCTCCTGAAAAGGGAGGGCTTTTTTTTGGATGAATTATCTACGGGCTTTTAGAATCACGAATTTCGGCGTCGCCGCGACCTGCTCGACGCCGCGGAACAGCCGCGCCAGCTTGCTGTGGTAGCCCAGGTGACGGTTGCCGACGATGTACAGGGCGCCGCCGACCACCAACGCTTCGCGAGCTTGCTGGAACATCCTCCAGGCGAGGAAATCGCCCACAACCTGCTGCTGGTGGAACGGGGGGTTGCACAGCACCACATCCAGCGATTGCGGCTCTTGTCCGGCGAGCCCATCGCCGGCCCGCAGGGTCACTTCGCGCTGGCCCAGGGCGGCTTGCCAGTTTTCCGTGGCCGATTGGATGGCCATGTACGACTCGTCCACTAACGTGTAGTGAGCCTCGGGGTTGTGCAACGCGCTGGCGATTGCCAGCACACCGTTGCCGCAGCCCAGGTCCGCGACGCGGGCTGTGCCGAGGTTTTTTGGCAAGTGCGGCAGGAAGGCGCGAGTACCGATGTCCAGTCCTTCACGACAGAACACGTTGGCATGGTTGAGCAATTCGATCTTCGGCTCGTCCAGCCAGTAACGAGTGGGATAGGGGGAGACGGCTGGCGTCATGGCTTGAGGCGTGGCAATCAACAGACGGGCCTTTTTTACCGCCAGGGAGGCCTGCACCGTCCCGATGTAGCGTTCCAGCAGGTCGCCTGCGGCCCGTGGCAAATGCTTGACCATGGCGGCTGCAATGACTTGCGCGCCTGGGGCCAGGTGCCCTTGTAGCCGGATCAGTTGCTCTTCCAGTAGCGCCAGGGTTTTAGGGACTTTGATCAGGACTCGGTCAAAGGGGCCTGTCAGCGCTTCGCTGGCTGGTACGATCGGTATCGCGTCGAAGGGCAGGTTGTTGCGCACCAGGTTTTTTTCCAGCGCCTGCAGTGCCAGGAACGAGTCGCCGCTGCTGGTGACCTTGACCTTGCCCACCAGGCTGGCCGCGAGGGCGCCGAAGCCATCATTGAGTACTAACACTCGGGACTCGGCGCTCGGCTGTTGTTCAGCCAGAAACGCAAGCAGGTATTCATCGGCCGCATCAAAGGCTTGCAGTGGTTCGTTCGGCTGTTCGGGCTGGCGGATCAGGTCGAGTTGGGCGAAGGGGCTGTCGAGCAAGGGCATGGCTGGGACTCTGGCAAATCAACGGATGTCCCGCTGCCCTGGGGCAGGCTTGTCAGCGGGACCGCCTGAATGAACTGCATCGCGCGCTTCGCACGTCATCATTCAAGTGGGCCGTAAATGGTACGTTTTTTTGTCAGGTATTACTCGTGGGTTTTTCAGGTAGGCGATCGTGCTTCGCTCCCTAAATCATATGGATGTGGGCCGCTTTGGCCACCGCCGAGATCTTGTTGGTCACGTTCAGTTTTCGCATGCAGCTGCATACATGGAAATTCACGGTGCGTTCGGAAAGGCATAGGATCCTGCCAACTTCCGACGCGGTCTTGCCTTCGGCGGACCATCTCAACACTTCTATCTCTCGGGGCGAGAGATGACAGACCTGTGGCGGCGCCATTGCGCCAGACAGCTTCTTGCCCGCCAATGCATGCAACCTTTGGCTGGCAAAAATGGCATAGCCAAGATTTCCGTAATGCTCATCGGCATCGATACGGCAATGGGTCCTGGCAAGACTGAACAAACTATAATGGGCGCCGTATTCGTCATGAACCGCTTGGGTCCAGCCATGTTTGAGGCCTTGCCGATTGAGTTCTCGCCATAACTGCGGGGCCTCGGAAAAAACTTGCTCGCTCCACAGAACGGGCACTGAGGATTGATTGCAATGAGCTATTATTGGGTCGGTGGAGGCATACCCATTTCGTTCATAAAGTCTTTCCCACCCATAAGGGTAATTATTGAGGTTTATCTTGCTGGCAGGTTGATCAGGCAGAGTCGAATGCGCAACAAAGGCGCAATATTCAAACCCCTGAAAATTGAAGAAATCCAGTGCCAGGCGATAAGCTCGTTGCAAGTCCTTTTCACACGATAGCTTCCGTAGTTGCGTATCCTTCCACACGTCCATTGCGCTCTCCTTGGGGTGAATTAAGGAACGTGGATCCAATTCGGTCACGCGAAAATGAGTGTAGGACTATTCCTAACATGCAGTTAGATTTTTTTCGGTTGTATTAGGAGTTTGGTTATTGAGAAAGGCCTTTTGCTAGTTGCTTTCCGATACAACCATTCTTGTTTTGTAGAAGTTTGCCGTGCCAGGTTTTGAAAGTGTGGCGCTACGCTATCATTCGTCGCCGGTGGTTAATGGGCTTACTTTGCGGGACACTGGTGTTCTTGTCTTATTGGAGTGCCTCATGACCGACAATACGGAAAAGTTCACCCGCCAGACGCTGATCGATGTGCAACCGTTGACGTCGCACTTGTTTACATTGCGGACCACTCGGGATCGTGGCTTTCGTT
This is a stretch of genomic DNA from Pseudomonas marvdashtae. It encodes these proteins:
- a CDS encoding NCS2 family permease, which encodes MLERLFQLKAHNTNVRTEILAGVTTFLAMAYILFVNPSILGETGMDKGAVFVATCLAAAIGSAVMGLIANYPIALAPGMGLNAFFTYTVVLHMGHTWQVALGAVFISAVLFFLLSIFRIREWIINSIPLPLRSAIAAGIGLFLALIALNNAGIVVKNPATMVGLGDLKQPAPILATLGFVLIVALEALKVRGAVLIGILAVTVVSILMGFTPFGGIISAPPSLAPTFLQLDIKGALDIGLVSVIFAFLFVDLFDNSGTLIGVAKRAGLMGKDGHMPKMGRALIADSTAAMAGSLLGTSTTTSYIESAAGVSAGGRTGLTAIVVAILFLLALFFSPLAASVPAFATAPALLFVAVLMTSGLAEIDWDDITVAAPVVVTALAMPFTYSIANGIAFGFIAWTAIKLVSGRGRELNPALVILSILFVIKLGWFNA
- a CDS encoding DUF4879 domain-containing protein encodes the protein MYRMKKIAWVWTWGWALGLGLSVAAAHAASAPPLSEVKVLKVESPACGFEDIVAQQERTRCDHGGPNIKVYVLEVGYGHQPHVTLDGFEVDGTRSPVCAFSNGNLNDCSARTKVVGYLYVFDLKGKQEGTFSFSNVSINAPGNRMSTQLYIK
- a CDS encoding DJ-1 family glyoxalase III; this encodes MIPGTKIPRALIAVAEGVDDLQTVTLIDVLRRAQLEVVVASIEGRRMFTCARGTRLTADGMLVDLLVQDFDLIVLPGGIIGAQHLAAHQPLQQLIKDQAAAGRFFAAIAEAPALVLQAFGVLRQRRMTCLPTVSQQLSGCSFVDQPVVVDGNCITAQGSAAAVAFALTLVEQLSGKGVRSVVAAELLA
- a CDS encoding (2Fe-2S)-binding protein, producing the protein MSATLSEATQASYASHPIRLTLNGQVRELQVLPWTTLLDLLREQLDLVGSKKGCDHGQCGACTVLRDGKRINACLTLAVMCDGAELTTVEGLANGDELHPMQRAFIKHDAFQCGYCTPGQICSAVGLANEGRAQTGGEISELMSGNLCRCGAYNNIRDAIEEALPLCQQPGDAQ
- a CDS encoding FAD binding domain-containing protein, which produces MNPFRYSKPDTLQAAVDLSSATSRFIAGGTNLLDLMKENLTRPQHLIDITGLPLADLSETPSGGVMIGALVSNADLAWHPWIERRYPLLSQAILAGASPQLRNMASTGGNLLQRTRCYYFYDANVPCNKRRPGSGCPARNGLNRIHAILGASDQCVATHPSDMCVALAALDAVVHVLGRGGARTIEFADFHRLPGDAPERDNQLADDELITYIELPAAGFVEHSHYLKIRDRASYAFALVSVAAALELDGPVIRQARLALGGVAHKPWRDRAVENWLTGQTVSRETFTAAADALLQNAEPLEHNGFKVKLARRAIVRALSDAALMGGTAR
- a CDS encoding xanthine dehydrogenase family protein molybdopterin-binding subunit — translated: MNTLSKSIGQPLDRVDGLLKVTGQARYAGEYREDGLLHGSVVSGSIARGRVLRIDASKALALPGVVAVIDHTNRPRIASYDEPYQDADAAEGSPFRPLYNEQILYSGQPLALVVAQNLELARYAGSLVEIEYEVADHQTDLTIVQNEAHPAPAELPKPRGNFQGEYASAALSVDVSYSTPIEHHNPMEPHACTVLYQPNGCLHIHDKTQGTQNCQAYVQKVFGLEQDQIRVFAAFVGGAFGSGLRPQYQLPLAVMAALSLKRSVRISLTRQQMFTFGYRPRTFQRVQLGAAANGRLLAVAHSAVGQTSRFEDFTEHVVEWSGMLYHCDNVTLTYKLAPLDVYTPLDMRAPGAALGLIGLECAMDELAYALAMDPVQLRLINYAERNENEGKPYSSKALRECYAEGAARFGWDKRNPEPRSMREGRQLVGWGMAGGVWEAMQQKASARASLDANGKLTVSSATTDIGTGTYTVMTQIAAEASGVSFDDVTFVLGDSSLPTAPLQGGSFTVSSVGTAVKQACEALREKLLAVARQSCPAFSGATLEQVTFVDGELRMGEARVALAELAQKSGETPLQVQVTAEPDEKRQAYATATHSAVFVEVLVDEDLGTVKINRVVSAIAAGRVINPKTARSQILGGVVWGVGMALHEETLTDHALGRHMNHNLSEYHVPVNADIGDIEVIFVEEQDDIVNALGSKGVGEIGIVGVPAAVANAIYHATGKRVRDFPITLDKLL
- a CDS encoding MFS transporter is translated as MPSQAPLLLRHHRPFIAFWLARIFTASGFQMLTVAIGWNLYQLTGNVLDLGLVGLVEFAPRVLFMLHTGHVADRYDRRKVAAICQSLQAMIALALVVGSATDNVTREMIFILAFLLGAARSFEMPTTQALLPSIVPAALFPRAVAAAQSAQQSATIVAPALGGLLYAFGSVWVYGPTVLLYIIACCLMLNLPARQTPLNKGKATLDSLLAGIRFIRSRQDILGAISLDLFAVLLGGATALLPVFAKDILLTGPWGLGLLRSAPAVGALLMSLWLARFAVERKVGRVMFTAVGIFGVATIAFGLSTSFWFSLAVLVVLGAADMISMVIRASFVQLETPDEMRGRVSAVNGLFIGASNQLGEFESGLTAHWFGTVPAVVMGGIGTLLVTGTWIKLFPTLANRDRMHEPVEEAKA